The sequence below is a genomic window from Clostridium sp. BJN0001.
CACTTGTATCTAACTATAATACAGATAGAGAAAAAGCTAAAAAACTTTATACATGGGTAGGAAGCAATATAAAATATGATGATTCTAAAGCTCAGCAAGTTATAAATTCAGAGGATGTAAAAGATAGTGGGGCAATATCAGCTTTTGAAACAAGAAAAGGAATATGTTTTGATTATGCATGTCTATATGCAGCTATGTCAAAGGCAGTAGGTCTTAAAGTAAGAGTTATTACAGGTCAGGCTAATAATGGTCAGCAGTTTATAAGCCATGCTTGGAACGAAGTATACCTTAATGATGAAAAAAAGTGGATAAAAGTTGATCCTACATTTTATTCTGGAGGAAACTATTTTGATAATAGTGATTTTGATGAAATTCATAAAAAAGAAAATATTGCAGGAGAATTTTAATTTGAATTTGTTGTTATTTTAGAAATAAGAATATTAACGGCTTTTTCACATTCTTTATCATTTGAATCAATACTCCATGCAAGATTAAAAAGTCTTAAGGCTTTATCTATACATTCTTTCATTGCATAGCAGTATCCTAAATTAAAAATATATTTTCCTTCTCTTGATAAACTTATAGCTTTTTTTAAAAATTCAATAGCATCATCATAATTTTGAAGCTTTATGAAACATACACCTGAATTATAATAGGAACATGCTTCATTTTGATTTTTAAAAATTGACTTTTTGTAGTAGTAAAGAGCCCGTTTATAGTCCTTTTGATTATAATATTTATTACCTTCGTTAAAGTAGTTCATACAAGCCTCCGACTATGTTTAATTTTGCATTTTGCAATGAATTATAGTAGAATATAATAATTGATAAGTTGTATACTTACAATAGTTATATTCTTAACTATTTAATGAAAATTTATACATTATACTATCGATTTAATTTTTAAGTAGGTGAAAAATTTAGATGAAGATTTACAAAATTGGTCTTGATATTGGATCTACAACTGTTAAACTTGCAGTTTTAAATGAAGAGAATCAGTTGATTTATAAAAAATATCAGAGACATTTTTCAGACATTAAAAATACTATTATTTCATTAATTAAAGATTGTTATACAAAACTTGGAGATATAGAATGTACAATTGCAATGACAGGATCTGGTGGACTTTCTATATCTAATTTTTTGGGTATAAAATTTGTACAAGAAGTTATTGCATGTTCAAAAACAGTTGAAACGCTTATTCCTAGAACAGATGTAGTTATAGAACTCGGTGGAGAAGATGCTAAAATTACATATTTTAGAGATGGAATAGATCAGAGAATGAACGGCAGCTGTGCAGGAGGAACTGGTTCTTTTATAGACCAGATGGCATCTCTTTTAAATACTGATGCTAAAGGACTTGATAAGCTTTGTGAAAATTATAAAGTAATATATCCAATAGCAGCACGATGTGGAGTATTTGCTAAAACAGATATTCAGCCACTTATTAATCAAGGAGCTGCAAAAGAAGATATAGCAGCATCTATTTTTCAAGCTGTAGTTAATCAAACAATAAGTGGACTTGCTTGTGGAAAGCCTATACGCGGAAATGTTGCATTTTTAGGAGGTCCATTACATTTTTTGCCACAGCTTAGAAAAAGATTTATAGAAACGTTAAAGCTTGGCCCATCAAATGTAATAGCACCTTCAGAGTCTCAGCTTTTCGTTGCAATTGGTGCTTCTCTTATGTCTAAGGATGAAAAAGAATGTAAATTTTCAGATATATATAAAAGTGTAATTAATTTAAGTGCTGAAACAGATAGCAATGTATTAACACTTGATCCACTTTTTGAAAATGAAGATGAATATATAAAGTTTAAAGAAAGACATGATAAAGATAAAGCTAAATTTAGAGAACTTAATTCATATACTGGACCTGCCTATTTAGGTATTGATGCAGGATCTACAACAACAAAAATAGTTTTGATGGATGATAAAAACGAGATACTTTATACAGAATATGAATCTAATGAGGGAAATCCATTAAACAAAGTAGTAAATATGCTTAAAGATTTATATAAATCTTTGCCAAGTAATGTGAAAATAGTTAATTCAGCAGTTACAGGATATGGAGAAGCACTTATAAAAAAGGCTCTTCATGTTGATATTGGAGAAGTTGAAACAATAGCTCATTATAAGGCTGCAGATTATTTTCTCCCTGGAGTCGATTTTATTCTTGATATAGGTGGACAAGACATGAAATGTATCAAGATAAAAAACGGAGCAATTGATAGTATAATCTTAAACGAAGCATGTTCATCAGGATGTGGTTCATTTATAGAAAGCTTTGCAAAATCATTAAATATGTCTGTAGCTTCTTTTGCAAAAGAAGCACTTAAATCCCAAAAGCCCGTTGATTTAGGTTCAAGATGTACGGTATTTATGAATTCAAGAGTAAAACAGTCTCAAAAAGAAGGGGCTAAGGTATCTGATATTTCAGCTGGACTTTCATATTCTG
It includes:
- a CDS encoding tetratricopeptide repeat protein, with the protein product MNYFNEGNKYYNQKDYKRALYYYKKSIFKNQNEACSYYNSGVCFIKLQNYDDAIEFLKKAISLSREGKYIFNLGYCYAMKECIDKALRLFNLAWSIDSNDKECEKAVNILISKITTNSN